One Triticum dicoccoides isolate Atlit2015 ecotype Zavitan chromosome 4B, WEW_v2.0, whole genome shotgun sequence genomic window carries:
- the LOC119292406 gene encoding histidine-containing phosphotransfer protein 2-like: MLDENFHQLQSMEEDGITAKGYVADMINLFIKDTKRILNDIAGMLSQPVVDYDMVDVLVRQLKGSSYSVGAKKVNLSCMQFRRFNEPRSKERCLMALALAWSELCDMRSKFEAMMQIYCLISELEEQIATYGLK, encoded by the exons ATGCTGGACGAGAATTTCCACCAACTGCAGTCCATGGAGGAGGATGGCATCACAGCCAAGGGCTACGTCGCCGACATGATCAACCTCTTTATCAAGGACACCAAGAGGATCCTCAACGACATCGCCGGCATGCT GAGCCAACCTGTGGTGGACTACGACATGGTGGACGTCCTCGTGCGTCAGCTCAAGGGGTCCAGCTACAG TGTTGGTGCTAAGAAAGTGAACCTATCCTGCATGCAATTCCGTCGGTTCAATGAGCCAAGAAGCAAAGAAAG GTGCCTCATGGCGTTGGCTCTTGCTTGGAGTGAGTTGTGTGATATGCGAAGCAAGTTTGAGGCTATGATGCAG ATATACTGTTTGATTTCTGAG CTGGAGGAGCAGATCGCAACCTATGGTCTTAAGTAG